In a single window of the Terrirubrum flagellatum genome:
- a CDS encoding DMT family transporter, producing MHGSSAAPDQSRQATLIGFGAIALWGALAVLTAMTGAVPPLQLSVCTFGLGALFLAIIVIARGRAAALAPTPASLLLGIFGIFGDTLLYFFALKFAPPAEANLIHYLWPLLIVLFAALLPGGRLRAGHLIGAALGLAALLLLIGGRLGAEAPRGAIIGYACAATGALVWASYSVLSRRVASVPSESIAATCAVAALIALPLHLAFETTVWPQGAEWAGVIGLGLGPMGAAFLLWDYGMKKGDVPLLGVLSYSAPVISTLILVAAGYAELRLALAGAVVLIVAGALIATRADKAEPQAR from the coding sequence ATGCATGGAAGTTCCGCCGCCCCGGACCAGTCGCGCCAGGCCACCTTGATCGGCTTTGGCGCCATTGCGCTGTGGGGCGCGCTCGCGGTCCTGACCGCGATGACGGGCGCAGTCCCGCCCTTGCAGCTCAGCGTCTGCACCTTTGGTCTCGGCGCGCTGTTTCTCGCGATCATCGTCATTGCGCGCGGACGCGCCGCCGCGCTCGCTCCGACGCCGGCGTCGCTGTTGCTCGGCATCTTCGGCATCTTCGGCGACACCCTGCTTTATTTCTTCGCGCTGAAATTCGCGCCGCCAGCCGAAGCGAATTTGATCCATTATCTCTGGCCGCTGCTGATCGTGCTGTTCGCGGCGTTGCTGCCGGGCGGGCGATTGCGCGCCGGCCATCTCATCGGTGCGGCGCTCGGTCTCGCTGCGCTGCTTCTGCTGATCGGCGGACGCTTGGGCGCGGAAGCGCCGCGCGGCGCGATCATCGGCTATGCCTGCGCCGCGACCGGCGCGCTCGTCTGGGCCTCCTATTCCGTGCTCAGCCGGCGCGTTGCGTCCGTTCCGAGCGAGAGCATCGCGGCCACCTGCGCCGTCGCCGCCCTCATCGCGCTTCCCCTTCATCTCGCCTTCGAAACGACGGTTTGGCCGCAAGGCGCGGAATGGGCCGGCGTGATCGGCCTTGGCCTCGGGCCCATGGGGGCCGCGTTCCTCCTCTGGGACTACGGCATGAAGAAGGGCGACGTGCCGCTGCTTGGCGTCCTCTCCTACTCCGCGCCAGTCATCTCGACGCTGATTCTGGTCGCAGCGGGCTATGCCGAATTGCGGCTGGCGCTGGCCGGCGCGGTCGTGCTGATCGTCGCCGGAGCGCTGATCGCCACCCGGGCTGATAAGGCTGAGCCTCAAGCGAGATAG
- a CDS encoding DUF4142 domain-containing protein: MKTTLAFALGLSVLSFAAVAQAPAPLAPPTPRADSTGSIGSTMTRDFMTKAASANMLEIETSRLALDKSSDADVRQFAEVMIRDHGEAAVKFRTAAQQGRLTPPMAKLDIDQARAFEQLKAASGEEFNRKFIMLQKSAHADAMTLFQAYAQNGDNPAITSFAQTLLPTLQSHQQMVEKLGDTRS; this comes from the coding sequence ATGAAAACGACTCTCGCCTTCGCCCTCGGACTGTCAGTCCTGAGCTTCGCGGCCGTCGCTCAGGCGCCTGCGCCCTTAGCGCCGCCGACGCCGCGCGCAGACTCCACGGGATCGATCGGCAGCACGATGACCCGCGACTTCATGACCAAGGCCGCGTCGGCGAACATGCTGGAGATCGAGACCAGCCGGCTCGCTCTCGATAAATCAAGCGACGCGGACGTCAGGCAATTCGCCGAGGTGATGATCAGGGATCATGGCGAGGCGGCGGTGAAATTCAGGACCGCAGCGCAACAGGGCCGGCTCACGCCGCCCATGGCGAAGCTCGACATCGATCAGGCGCGCGCCTTCGAGCAGCTCAAGGCGGCGAGCGGCGAAGAGTTCAACCGCAAATTCATCATGCTGCAGAAGAGCGCGCATGCCGACGCCATGACCCTGTTCCAGGCCTACGCCCAGAACGGCGACAACCCCGCGATCACATCTTTCGCGCAAACGCTGCTGCCGACCCTGCAGTCGCACCAGCAGATGGTCGAGAAGCTCGGCGATACGCGCTCCTGA
- a CDS encoding beta-ketoacyl-ACP reductase — protein sequence MSRVAIVTGGTRGIGAAISKALKGAGYKVAANYAGNDEAAAKFKAETGVGVYKWDVSSYDSCVAGVKQVETDLGPVEVLVNNAGITRDTMLHKMTADQWYAVINTNLNGLFNMTRPVIEGMRERNFGRIINISSINGQKGQMGQANYSAAKAGDIGFTKAVAQENARKGITVNAICPGYIATEMVMAVPKEVLDKNVIPQIAVGRLGQPEEIARCVLFLASDEAGFITGSTLTANGGQYMT from the coding sequence ATGTCGCGCGTAGCAATCGTTACTGGCGGAACCCGTGGAATCGGCGCTGCGATTTCGAAAGCGCTGAAAGGCGCGGGCTACAAGGTCGCGGCGAATTACGCGGGCAATGACGAAGCTGCGGCGAAATTCAAGGCCGAGACCGGCGTCGGCGTCTACAAATGGGACGTGAGCTCCTATGACTCCTGCGTCGCCGGCGTGAAGCAGGTCGAGACGGATCTCGGCCCGGTCGAAGTGCTGGTGAACAATGCCGGCATCACGCGCGACACGATGCTGCACAAGATGACGGCCGACCAATGGTACGCGGTCATCAACACCAACCTCAACGGCCTCTTCAACATGACGCGGCCTGTGATCGAGGGCATGCGCGAGCGCAACTTCGGCCGCATCATCAACATCTCCTCGATCAACGGCCAGAAGGGCCAGATGGGACAGGCCAACTATTCCGCCGCAAAGGCCGGCGACATCGGCTTCACTAAAGCCGTCGCGCAGGAAAATGCGCGCAAGGGGATCACCGTGAACGCCATCTGCCCCGGCTATATCGCCACCGAGATGGTGATGGCGGTGCCGAAGGAAGTGCTCGACAAGAACGTCATTCCGCAGATCGCGGTCGGGCGCCTCGGCCAGCCGGAAGAGATCGCGCGCTGCGTGCTGTTCCTCGCATCCGACGAGGCGGGCTTCATCACGGGCTCGACGCTGACCGCCAATGGCGGCCAGTACATGACCTGA